GGCGTCGCGTCGGCCGTCAATACCAGGACCGGCAGGTACGTTCCTTCCGGCAGTCGGCGGTGCAGCTGCTCCAGAGCGGCGAACCCGTCGAAGCCGGGCATCCAGAGGTCCAGGATGATGAGGTCCGGGTCGTGCTGCGCGTGCAGTGCAGGAAGGCTCGCGGCGCTCGTCACGCCCGTCACGTGCCGGTACCCTTCGGTCTTCAGGATCTCCTCGACCAGTTCGACGTTGGGGGCGTGATCGTCGATCACGAGAATTCGGGCCGTGTCGTGCTGCGGAGCGTCATGGATCATGCGGTGCCTCCTGAACGGCAGGGAGAGGGAAGGGCGGGAACGGCAGGTGGACGCGGAAGGTACTGCCGCGCCCGGGCGTACTGTCCACGGTCATGTGACCGTGCATGGCCGTGACGAGGTG
The window above is part of the Deinococcus aquiradiocola genome. Proteins encoded here:
- a CDS encoding response regulator, whose amino-acid sequence is MIHDAPQHDTARILVIDDHAPNVELVEEILKTEGYRHVTGVTSAASLPALHAQHDPDLIILDLWMPGFDGFAALEQLHRRLPEGTYLPVLVLTADATPETRRRALALGARDFLTKPFDVFELLIRVANLLEARSLYLKVQQARTGEPLP